A region of Vitis vinifera cultivar Pinot Noir 40024 chromosome 13, ASM3070453v1 DNA encodes the following proteins:
- the LOC100267782 gene encoding probable pectinesterase/pectinesterase inhibitor 46 encodes MSSFKAYGKVNEAEQERLLARRKTRRRITIISLSSIILVAVIVAAVVGTTTNSGGKSKNAGNSVSTSIKAVCDVTLYPDSCYNSLAPMVKSSQLKPEDLFNMSMEVALNELHRTFQRFSEHEGFKGITDKMLAGALDDCYELLDLAIDNLNSSLSSSLDNFDDLKTWLSAAGTYQETCINGFESGNLRSSVLEFLKNSTEFSSNSLAIITEISKLAGSISSRRLMGLPEDKVPKWLSAKDRKLLQSSSTLKKKADAVVATDGSGKYKTISEALKAVPDKSKKSFVIYVKKGVYNENVRVEKSKWNVLMIGDGMNKTVVSGKLNFVDGTPTFSTATFAVFGKGFVAREMGFRNTAGAIKHQAVALMSSADQTVFYRCLIDAFQDSLYAHSHRQFYRECDIYGTVDFIFGNSAVVFQNCNILPKQPMPGQQNTITAQGKNDPNQNTGIAIQNCTILPSADLSSVKTYLGRPWKNYSTTVYMHSMMGSLIDPAGWLPWTGTTAPNTIFYSEFQNFGPGSSTKNRVKWKGLRNITQKEASKFTVKSFIDGSKWISDAGVSFKPGL; translated from the exons ATGTCTTCCTTCAAGGCCTACGGGAAAGTCAATGAAGCCGAACAAGAGAGGCTCTTGGCTCGTCGGAAAACCAGAAGAAGAATTACCATCATAAGCTTATCCTCAATCATCCTCGTTGCTGTTATAGTGGCTGCTGTTGTTGGCACTACTACCAATTCAGGGGGGAAGTCCAAGAATGCTGGAAATTCGGTTTCTACTTCCATCAAAGCGGTATGTGATGTTACCCTCTATCCAGACTCATGTTATAATAGTCTTGCACCTATGGTTAAGTCAAGCCAGCTTAAACCTGAAGATCTCTTCAACATGTCCATGGAAGTGGCCTTGAATGAGCTGCACAGAACTTTTCAGCGCTTCTCCGAGCATGAAGGCTTCAAGGGCATCACTGACAAAATGTTGGCTGGGGCTCTCGACGATTGTTATGAGCTTCTTGACCTAGCTATTGATAATCTCAACAGCTCACTGTCCTCTAGCTTGGACAATTTCGATGATCTCAAGACATGGTTAAGTGCTGCAGGTACTTACCAAGAGACTTGCATAAATGGCTTTGAGTCTGGAAATTTAAGGAGTAGTGTTCTTGAGTTCCTGAAGAACTCCACCGAGTTCTCTAGCAATAGCCTTGCCATCATCACCGAGATATCGAAGCTCGCAGGCTCCATCAGTTCCCGGCGATTAATGGGTTTGCCTGAGGATAAAGTTCCAAAATGGTTATCTGCAAAAGATCGGAAGCTACTTCAAAGTTCAAGTACTTTGAAAAAGAAGGCTGATGCTGTAGTCGCAACAGATGGCTCAGGGAAGTACAAGACAATTAGTGAAGCCCTGAAGGCTGTCCCTGATAAGAGCAAGAAGAGCTTTGTAATCTATGTCAAGAAAGGGGTTTACAATGAAAATGTAAGGGTCGAGAAGTCGAAATGGAATGTTTTGATGATAGGTGATGGAATGAATAAAACGGTGGTATCAGGTAAACTGAACTTTGTTGATGGAACTCCAACATTCTCAACAGCAACATTTG CCGTATTTGGAAAAGGATTTGTTGCAAGAGAAATGGGATTTCGAAACACTGCTGGTGCAATCAAGCACCAGGCCGTAGCGCTGATGTCAAGTGCCGACCAGACCGTGTTTTACCGCTGTCTCATAGATGCCTTTCAGGACTCTCTCTACGCCCATTCCCACCGCCAATTCTACCGTGAGTGTGACATCTATGGAACAGTAGATTTCATCTTTGGAAATTCAGCAGTTGTGTTCCAAAACTGCAACATACTGCCCAAGCAACCCATGCCTGGCCAGCAGAACACTATCACAGCGCAAGGGAAGAATGACCCTAACCAAAATACAGGGATTGCTATACAGAATTGCACCATTCTACCGTCAGCAGACTTGAGCTCTGTCAAGACTTACCTTGGACGGCCTTGGAAGAATTACTCAACAACTGTATACATGCATTCAATGATGGGGAGCTTGATTGACCCAGCGGGCTGGTTACCATGGACAGGCACAACAGCCCCAAACACCATTTTTTACTCTGAATTTCAGAATTTCGGACCTGGTTCCTCCACGAAGAATAGAGTTAAGTGGAAGGGATTGAGAAATATCACCCAGAAAGAAGCTAGTAAATTTACAGTCAAGTCATTCATTGATGGGAGCAAGTGGATCTCGGATGCTGGTGTTAGCTTCAAACCCGGGCTGTGA